A DNA window from Streptomyces canus contains the following coding sequences:
- a CDS encoding alpha/beta hydrolase family protein: MHRIRTRTLVAVAALLLAAPLTPTAYAAEDVHAEGRLPSGATYVMDVPAGWNGTVLLYSHGYTPSGAPNAARNAPDDTTKSLLLNQGYALIGSSYATTGWAVTEAVPDQLATLDTFTARFGRAGRTIAWGTSYGGLVTTALAEHHAHRLTGSLSMCGLVQGGVANWNSTLDPVFALKTLLAPDSGIRLTALPSAAAATQASDAMAAVLTEAQQTADGRARIALAAALHNIPGWNDPSQSRPAPTDWEAQQSGQYQAVVGLVKFPAFVWRQEAESRAGGTMSWNTGVDYHAMLRNSPYLKEVKELYEKAGLSLKSDLNTLDKAPRIRADAKAVDWMSRTSSFTGRLTKPQLTIHTTGDALIPVQSESAYRRAATAAGSAPLLRQRYVDNAGHCTFSPGEQLAALHTLEDRIVTGHWAGSDPAALNSRADEADPGSPARYLPYSPAGYPRPYDRAHLSDGHRTQRLPGGHGSEVSDSSEARVALPYTPAPS, from the coding sequence ATGCACCGCATCCGCACCCGTACGCTCGTCGCCGTCGCGGCACTGCTGCTCGCCGCTCCCCTCACCCCGACCGCCTACGCCGCCGAGGACGTCCATGCCGAGGGCCGCCTGCCGTCCGGCGCGACCTACGTCATGGATGTGCCGGCCGGCTGGAACGGCACGGTCCTTCTCTACAGCCACGGCTACACGCCGTCCGGCGCCCCCAACGCGGCGCGCAACGCGCCCGACGACACCACGAAGTCGCTGCTGCTGAACCAGGGTTACGCCCTCATCGGGTCCTCGTACGCCACCACCGGATGGGCCGTGACCGAGGCCGTGCCCGACCAGCTCGCCACCCTCGACACCTTCACCGCCCGCTTCGGACGTGCCGGGCGCACCATCGCCTGGGGCACGTCGTACGGCGGCCTCGTCACGACCGCCCTCGCGGAGCACCACGCGCACCGTCTCACCGGTTCGCTGTCGATGTGTGGGCTGGTCCAGGGCGGCGTCGCCAACTGGAACAGCACGCTGGACCCGGTCTTCGCACTGAAGACGCTCCTCGCACCCGACTCCGGGATCCGGCTGACCGCACTGCCGAGCGCGGCCGCCGCGACCCAGGCGTCCGACGCCATGGCCGCCGTCCTCACCGAGGCGCAGCAGACCGCCGACGGCCGGGCCCGTATCGCGCTCGCCGCGGCCCTGCACAACATCCCCGGCTGGAACGACCCTTCACAGTCCCGGCCCGCGCCCACCGACTGGGAAGCCCAGCAGTCGGGCCAGTACCAGGCCGTCGTCGGGCTGGTGAAGTTCCCCGCCTTCGTCTGGCGCCAGGAGGCCGAGTCCCGGGCGGGCGGCACCATGTCGTGGAACACCGGGGTCGACTACCACGCGATGCTCCGCAACTCCCCCTACCTCAAAGAGGTCAAGGAGTTGTACGAGAAGGCCGGCCTCTCCCTGAAGTCCGACCTCAACACTCTCGACAAGGCCCCGCGCATCCGCGCCGACGCGAAGGCCGTCGACTGGATGAGCCGTACCAGCTCCTTCACCGGCCGCCTCACCAAGCCCCAGCTCACCATCCACACCACTGGCGACGCGCTGATCCCGGTGCAGTCCGAGAGCGCCTACCGCCGGGCCGCCACGGCCGCGGGCTCGGCACCCCTCCTGCGACAGCGCTATGTCGACAACGCCGGCCACTGCACCTTCAGCCCCGGCGAGCAACTCGCCGCCCTGCACACACTGGAGGACCGGATCGTGACCGGCCACTGGGCAGGCAGCGATCCCGCCGCCCTCAACTCACGTGCCGACGAAGCCGATCCGGGATCACCGGCCCGCTATCTCCCCTACTCCCCCGCCGGTTACCCCCGCCCCTACGACCGCGCACACCTCTCCGACGGCCACCGCACCCAGCGCCTGCCCGGCGGTCACGGCTCCGAGGTCTCGGACTCGAGTGAAGCGCGTGTCGCCTTGCCGTACACGCCGGCCCCGTCCTGA
- a CDS encoding MarR family transcriptional regulator, with amino-acid sequence MRTGHTPLHGQPLLAAVGNIYRVASAVRRHLENSVLRGSDLTVSWTLQSRGLLSRAGHPTDGRLVLLRLADEGEELMRRVFQAFNGEEAFVMAGLSDTECHGPAEGPRQVVLQVEEHGERRRREPLGGSEPAPRCSGRRPEA; translated from the coding sequence ATCCGGACTGGACACACACCCCTGCACGGGCAGCCCCTCTTGGCGGCCGTAGGGAACATCTACCGGGTCGCGTCCGCGGTGCGCCGGCACCTGGAGAACTCCGTGCTGCGCGGCTCCGACCTGACCGTCTCGTGGACCCTGCAGTCGCGCGGGCTGCTGAGCCGGGCCGGGCACCCCACCGACGGGCGGCTCGTCCTGCTCAGGCTCGCCGATGAGGGCGAGGAGCTGATGCGGCGGGTGTTCCAGGCGTTCAATGGGGAGGAGGCCTTTGTGATGGCCGGCCTCAGTGACACCGAGTGCCATGGCCCCGCGGAGGGGCCGCGGCAGGTCGTGCTCCAAGTGGAGGAGCACGGCGAGCGGCGCCGCCGCGAACCGCTGGGCGGCTCCGAACCCGCCCCGCGGTGCAGCGGGCGGCGCCCCGAGGCCTGA
- a CDS encoding ABC transporter substrate-binding protein, giving the protein MQRRVLGLAVAVVTLAGAAGCGSSDSGSGGTSSAGGAKKTQVTVGVIPIVDVAPLYLGQKKGFFASRGIELKMVTAQGGAAIIPGVVSGQFQFGFSNTTSLMLAQTKGVPVKSVVNGAASNGKVGADVTGVLVKKDSPVKSAKDLAGRSVAVNTLQNIGDTTVRESVREDGGDPAKVKFVEIPFDQMPAALDGGRVDAAWMGEPAQTVAKAQGARVIASPFAETDPKLTVATWFTTTKIAQQNPGLVKKFTEAMTESLRYATGHPEEARQILTVYTKISGDVLTKLILPSWPPQVDTASLEKLAALGEEDGIFGGKKPDIQALFS; this is encoded by the coding sequence ATGCAAAGGCGTGTGCTCGGACTTGCCGTTGCGGTGGTGACCCTCGCGGGTGCCGCCGGATGCGGATCGTCGGACTCCGGGAGCGGCGGCACGTCGTCCGCGGGCGGAGCCAAGAAGACCCAGGTCACGGTCGGTGTCATCCCCATCGTCGACGTGGCGCCGCTGTATCTCGGGCAGAAGAAGGGGTTCTTCGCCAGTCGCGGGATCGAGCTGAAGATGGTGACCGCGCAGGGCGGCGCGGCGATCATTCCCGGAGTGGTGAGCGGCCAGTTCCAGTTCGGCTTCAGCAACACCACGTCCCTGATGCTCGCGCAGACCAAGGGCGTCCCCGTGAAGTCCGTGGTCAACGGGGCTGCTTCCAACGGCAAGGTGGGGGCCGACGTCACCGGCGTCCTGGTGAAGAAGGACAGCCCGGTGAAGTCCGCGAAGGACCTGGCCGGACGCTCGGTCGCCGTGAACACCCTCCAGAACATCGGGGACACCACGGTCCGCGAGTCGGTGCGCGAGGACGGCGGCGACCCGGCGAAGGTGAAGTTCGTCGAGATCCCCTTCGACCAGATGCCGGCCGCGCTGGACGGCGGTCGTGTGGACGCCGCGTGGATGGGCGAGCCGGCCCAGACGGTCGCCAAGGCGCAGGGCGCCCGGGTCATCGCCTCGCCCTTCGCCGAGACCGACCCGAAGCTCACGGTTGCGACCTGGTTCACCACGACGAAGATCGCGCAGCAGAACCCCGGCCTGGTGAAGAAGTTCACCGAGGCCATGACGGAGTCACTGAGGTACGCCACCGGCCACCCGGAGGAGGCCCGGCAGATCCTCACCGTCTACACCAAGATCAGCGGCGACGTGCTGACCAAGCTCATCCTCCCGAGCTGGCCGCCCCAGGTCGACACGGCCTCGCTGGAGAAGCTCGCCGCCCTCGGTGAGGAGGACGGCATCTTCGGCGGCAAGAAGCCGGACATCCAGGCGCTGTTCTCCTGA
- a CDS encoding FAD-dependent oxidoreductase yields the protein MPRPLRVAIVGAGPAGIYAADALLKSDVATAPGVSIDLFERMPAPFGLIRYGVAPDHPRIKGIITALHQVLDKPQIRLFGNVDYPTDISLDDLRAFYDAVIFSTGATADRELRIPGIELDGSYGAADFVSWYDGHPDVPRTWPLEAEKVAVLGVGNVALDVARILAKTADELLPTEIPPNVHEGLKANKALEVHVFGRRGPAQAKFSPMELRELDHSPNIEVIVDPEDIDYDAGSIETRRGNKQADMVAKTLENWAIRDVGDRPHKLFLHFFESPIEILGEDGKVVGLRTERTALDGTGNVKGTGEFKDWDVTAVYRAVGYLSDKLPKLPWDIDSGTVPDEGGRVMQESGEHLQSTYVTGWIRRGPVGLIGHTKGDANETVSNLLDDFANERLQTPGSPEPEAVDAFLAERNVRFTTWEGWYKLDAAEKALGEPQGRARVKLVEREDMLRESGA from the coding sequence ATGCCCCGCCCCCTGCGGGTAGCCATCGTCGGAGCCGGCCCCGCCGGGATCTACGCCGCCGACGCGCTGCTCAAGTCCGATGTGGCCACGGCACCGGGTGTCTCCATCGACCTCTTCGAGCGGATGCCGGCCCCGTTCGGACTGATCCGTTACGGCGTGGCTCCGGACCACCCCCGGATCAAGGGCATCATCACGGCCCTGCACCAGGTGCTCGACAAGCCGCAGATCCGCCTCTTCGGCAATGTCGACTACCCGACCGACATCAGCCTGGACGACCTGCGCGCGTTCTACGACGCCGTGATCTTCTCCACGGGCGCGACCGCCGACCGCGAGCTGCGCATACCGGGCATCGAGCTCGACGGCTCGTACGGCGCCGCCGACTTCGTCTCCTGGTACGACGGCCACCCTGACGTGCCGCGCACCTGGCCCCTGGAGGCCGAGAAGGTCGCCGTCCTCGGCGTCGGCAACGTCGCCCTCGACGTGGCGCGCATCCTGGCCAAGACGGCCGACGAACTCCTGCCGACGGAGATCCCGCCGAACGTCCACGAGGGCCTCAAGGCCAACAAGGCGCTGGAGGTCCACGTCTTCGGCCGCCGTGGCCCGGCGCAGGCGAAGTTCTCTCCGATGGAACTGCGCGAGCTGGACCACTCCCCCAACATCGAGGTCATCGTCGACCCCGAGGACATCGACTACGACGCGGGCTCGATCGAGACCCGGCGCGGCAACAAGCAGGCCGACATGGTCGCCAAGACCCTGGAGAACTGGGCGATCCGCGATGTCGGCGACCGTCCGCACAAGCTGTTCCTGCACTTCTTCGAGTCGCCCATCGAGATCCTCGGTGAGGACGGCAAGGTCGTCGGTCTGCGCACCGAGCGCACCGCCCTCGACGGCACCGGAAACGTCAAGGGGACCGGCGAGTTCAAGGACTGGGACGTCACCGCGGTCTACCGAGCGGTCGGCTACCTCTCGGACAAGCTGCCCAAGCTGCCCTGGGACATCGACTCAGGCACGGTCCCGGACGAGGGCGGCAGGGTCATGCAGGAGAGCGGCGAGCACCTGCAGTCGACGTACGTCACCGGCTGGATCCGGCGCGGTCCGGTGGGCCTGATCGGCCACACCAAGGGCGATGCCAACGAGACGGTCTCGAACCTCCTGGACGACTTCGCGAACGAGCGTCTCCAGACCCCGGGTTCGCCCGAGCCGGAGGCCGTGGACGCGTTCCTCGCCGAGCGGAACGTCCGCTTCACCACCTGGGAGGGCTGGTACAAGCTGGACGCCGCCGAGAAGGCGCTGGGCGAGCCGCAGGGCCGCGCGCGCGTGAAGCTCGTCGAGCGCGAGGACATGCTGCGCGAGAGCGGCGCCTGA